ctctctttttcttctttctttactCCCAAATCTTCATTCAAACTTTACCCAGTATCCCTTCCCTCCATTTCCATTTCTATTTCCAAACCCAGAACCACCCTCTCCTTCAAACTccactcctcctcctcctcctcctcgccACAATCCCAAAGTCCAAACCCACCTCCCTCCTCCGATCACTCCCATACCCTACTCTCAATCCTCCGTGTCATACCCGATTGGGCCGACAGCGTTAAAGAGCGAGGAATGCGGCAGAACCGGACCCTCTACAACCACGAGAAATGGGTTCAGCACCGGAGCTCGCTGCGCCATTTGCGTCACGTCTTGTCCAGCCTGTCTTCGCGGGTGATTCTGTCCCTCGTACCGCCCGTGATCTTCTTCACTTCTTTCGCAGTGGTGATCGCCGGGTATAATTCCGCAGTGTTGGTGCACTGGTTGCCGGATTTCTTCCCCGTCTTAAAGTCCTCGACGTTGCCTTATCAGTTGACGGCGCCGGCGTTGGCTCTCTTGTTGGTGTTCCGGACTGAGGCGTCGTACTCGAGGTTTGAGGAGGGGAGAAAGGCGTGGATCAGAGTGACTTCAGCGACCAACGATTTAGCAACACAGGTGATTGCTGGGGTTGACACTTTGGGGAATGATGCACCGCTCAAGAAGGCGCTTTTGCAGTATATTATGGCATTTCCGGTTGCGCTCAAGGTTGGTTctaattttatgtttaatttcatcTTCTTGTTTCATGTTCTCCTTAATTTATCAAAAGGTGAACAAATTCTTTGAATTTATGATTTGCGTTCTAATTTTAGATTCATTTCTTCTTGCTGTTTAGAGATTCTAATTTGGTAGGTGACCCAACTTACTGACGTGAACAGATTAAATGCAGTGTCATGTGATTTATGCGTCAGATGTTAAGCAAGACCTCCAAAATTTGCTTGATGTAGATGATCTAGCTATAGTACTCAATTCAAAGCATCGGCCCTGTTGCATTATTCAGTTCATCTCTCAAAGCCTCCGGTTGCTAAAGTTGGAGGAATCGAGGAGAAATATGTTGGTAATTCCCTTCTTGGGCTAATTAGAGCTATCAAAGTCTTCCATTTTAACTGACAAAGTCTTAAAAGCAGAGTACTTTtcccgttttttttttttgggtattttactTCGGTTAAACAGTCATGTAAATCAAGTTAATTAATAGGTAAGCAGCTGTAAAATTGTTTTGTTCAATGGCAGTATATGATTCTGGAAAACTTGCAGAATTGACTTATGTGCAAACTAAAATTGACACAAATATGCTAATTTGCTTCGATTGACTCAAAATCACCAATCTGTatgctttctttaattttctttttgttgatgTCATCATTTCCCTGAATGGAATACAGGAGTCAAAGATCTCTTATTTGCATGAAGGAATTGGTGTTTGTGAACAACTTATGGGTATCCCCATACCCCTCTCTTATACTCGATTGACATCAAGGTTTCTTGTC
This window of the Juglans regia cultivar Chandler chromosome 12, Walnut 2.0, whole genome shotgun sequence genome carries:
- the LOC109021068 gene encoding UPF0187 protein At3g61320, chloroplastic-like, with amino-acid sequence MMLPPDPIKPTSSLSFSSFFTPKSSFKLYPVSLPSISISISKPRTTLSFKLHSSSSSSSPQSQSPNPPPSSDHSHTLLSILRVIPDWADSVKERGMRQNRTLYNHEKWVQHRSSLRHLRHVLSSLSSRVILSLVPPVIFFTSFAVVIAGYNSAVLVHWLPDFFPVLKSSTLPYQLTAPALALLLVFRTEASYSRFEEGRKAWIRVTSATNDLATQVIAGVDTLGNDAPLKKALLQYIMAFPVALKCHVIYASDVKQDLQNLLDVDDLAIVLNSKHRPCCIIQFISQSLRLLKLEESRRNMLESKISYLHEGIGVCEQLMGIPIPLSYTRLTSRFLVLWHLTLPIILWDDCHWIVVPATFISAASLFCIEEVGVLIEEPFPMLALNEFCKLVQKKIEEAIANDNVIQAQLAAKLRSHSTEHSPNGCPNS